In Scleropages formosus chromosome 10, fSclFor1.1, whole genome shotgun sequence, a single genomic region encodes these proteins:
- the slc5a2 gene encoding sodium/glucose cotransporter 2 isoform X1, whose amino-acid sequence MNFSRAGVAINNPSDIVVILGYFLTVIGVGIWSMFRTKRGTVGGYFLAGRTMVWWPVGASLFASNIGSGHFIGLAGTAAVSGIAVGGFEWNALFIVLLLGWLFVPVYLTAGVITMPQYLKKRFGGGRISLYLSFISLFLYIFTKISVDMFSGAVFIQQALGWNIYVAVIALLLITALYTVTGGLAALMYTDTVQTFVMIAGAFVLAGFSFAEVGGYSALLEKYKLAVPSDTESADPRRYNISPACYEPREDAFNLLRDPIAGDLPWPGVIFGIAIGGCWYWCSDQVIVQRCLAGRSLTHVKAGCIVCGYLKLLPMFLMVFPGMISRVLFPDEVGCVVPEVCKEVCGTEVGCSNIAYPKLVVALMPAGLRGLMLAVMLAALMSSLASIFNSSSTLFTVDIWTRLRPQARDRELVIVGRVWVLCIVSISICWIPVVQAAQSGQLFDYIQSVSSYLAPPIAAVFLLAVFVKRVNEQGAFWGLIGGLSMGLCRMVPEFAFGSGSCLFPSSCPSLICGVHYLYFAVLLFLFTVVLVLVVSYCTPPIPERHLHRLVFSLRHSKEARDDLDKEEAERGRIARREALEKSRDNAGGEDDGSRTTSTIGRLISWFCGVSSSEASESTEQEGEETNQLPDITEDPFWKHVVNSNALIMTAVAVFMWAYHA is encoded by the exons ATGAATTTCAGT AGGGCAGGGGTCGCTATCAACAACCCGTCCGACATCGTTGTCATCCTGGGATACTTCCTCACGGTCATTGGCGTGGGGATCTGG TCCATGTTCAGGACGAAACGTGGAACGGTGGGCGGTTACTTCTTAGCAGGTCGGACCATGGTGTGGTGGCCG GTGGGTGCCTCCCTTTTTGCCAGCAATATTGGCAGTGGCCATTTTATCGGCCTGGCTGGGACAGCGGCGGTCAGTGGGATCGCGGTCGGGGGATTCGAGTGGAAT GCCTTGttcattgtgctgctgctggggtgGCTTTTCGTTCCTGTCTACCTCACAGCTGGG GTGATCACTATGCCTCAGTACCTAAAGAAGCGGTTTGGAGGAGGAAGGATCAGTCTCTACCTGTCCTTTATTTCTCTCTTCCTCTACATCTTCACCAAAATCTCG GTTGATATGTTCTCAGGAGCAGTATTCATCCAGCAGGCTTTGGGATGGAACATCTACGTGGCTGTAATTGCCCTGCTGCTCATCACAGCCCTGTACACAGTCACAG GAGGCCTGGCCGCACTAATGTACACAGACACCGTCCAGACCTTCGTCATGATTGCCGGAGCCTTTGTTCTCGCAGGATTTT CTTTCGCGGAGGTGGGGGGATACAGCGCCCTGCTGGAGAAGTACAAGCTGGCCGTCCCCTCCGACACAGAGTCCGCGGATCCCCGGAGGTACAACATCTCGCCGGCGTGCTACGAACCGCGCGAAGACGCCTTCAACCTGCTGCGTGACCCCATCGCCGGGGACCTGCCCTGGCCGGGGGTCATCTTTGGCATTGCCATTGGGGGCTGCTGGTACTGGTGCTCTGACCAG GTCATCGTACAGCGCTGTCTGGCTGGCCGCAGCCTGACCCACGTGAAAGCGGGTTGCATCGTGTGCGGGTACCTCAAACTTCTGCCCATGTTCCTCATGGTGTTCCCCGGAATGATCAGCAGGGTGCTCTTCCCCG ACGAGGTGGGCTGCGTAGTTCCGGAGGTGTGTAAAGAGGTCTGCGGGACCGAGGTGGGCTGCTCCAACATCGCCTATCCGAAACTAGTCGTAGCTCTGATGCCTGCAG GCCTAAGGGGTCTCATGCTGGCTGTGATGCTGGCTGCCCTGATGAGCTCTCTGGCTTCCAtcttcaacagcagcagcaccctcTTCACCGTGGACATTTGGACCCGCTTGAGACCACAGGCCCGCGACCGAGAACTTGTGATCGTGGGGAG AGTATGGGTGCTCTGCATTGTGTCCATCAGCATCTGCTGGATCCCTGTGGTGCAGGCGGCCCAGAGCGGTCAACTGTTTGACTACATCCAGTCAGTGAGCAGTTACCTGGCTCCGCCCATCGCCGCGGTGTTCCTCCTCGCTGTGTTTGTGAAGAGAGTCAACGAACAG GGAGCTTTCTGGGGTCTCATCGGGGGTCTAAGCATGGGTCTGTGTCGGATGGTGCCAGAGTTTGCCTTCGGGTCCGGGAGCTGCCTGTTCCCCTCGAGCTGCCCCTCACTAATCTGCGGTGTCCACTACCTCTactttgctgtgctgctgttcctgTTCACTGTTGTCCTGGTGCTCGTCGTGAGCTACTGCACCCCACCTATACCTGAGAGACAC CTTCACCGACTGGTGTTCAGTCTGCGCCACTCAAAGGAAGCAAGGGACGACTTGGACAAGGAGGAGGCGGAGCGTGGGCGGATAGCACGCAGGGAAGCGCTGGAGAAGAGCAGGGACAATGCTGGAGGGGAGGACG ACGGTAGCAGGACCACCTCAACCATTGGGCGGCTGATAAGCTGGTTCTGTGGAGTGAGCTCCTCAGAGGCTTCAGAGTCCACTGAACAAGAAGGGGAAGAGACCAACCAGCTGCCTGACATCACTGAGGACCCCTTCTGGAAACATGTCGTCAACAGCAATGCCCTCATCATGACGGCTGTGGCGGTCTTCATGTGGGCATATCATGCTTAA
- the LOC114911597 gene encoding kelch-like protein 12, giving the protein MSAMRAGGVTWQPQPWQDGNGGGGEPLSDSDSEEEDFPDDTTTPLGDYITHGLKQLLDAQQLCDVTLLVEGKKFMCHRVLLAAVSPYFRAMFTSPLVESRLAEIRLEEVTPSVMETVIQFIYTGEAGLSLDTAEDLFVAANRLQVVPLQDLCSRFLFEHLSVENCLGMYSLARSHHDQLLLRASLRMVAQHFPRVARQRDFLLLDPGTLGSLLASDRLGVESEAEVYDAARRWAEHQPRQRYPHMASLLQHLRPGLLAPGEIQRLSQELGTDPGVGLGGPLRPREGMYEKKIVCVDLKPREDDSLRESDFTVDCFDPRTGKWEKLAALGSLLCPGCTAVGGRLFVVGGLLRGGQVSASVHEYDTVQDCWLQRQSLVQPRAMLGLLACGSTLYALGGCNRAALLDSCETMDLDLLRWGPGPRLPLPLRSFACAALRSRLYLLGGTTLEQNRAVVHSGVLIYHTITGTWNRVALDSGATCLAGGVAVRGGVCAVGGYMRDATTFLDGDYTQMDPLDATGRVLFFREGRGSGGDRDISSVVVERAGGGGSDRAPSPVVFPGLPRRIAGGGVARWKRRIYVLGGENGARFYDSVYCWKPGWRSWVQRREKLPGNTGGVSQFGCTTLKFPKKHIMSRLRLALKDRTSDE; this is encoded by the exons ATGAGCGCAATGAGGGCTGGCGGGGTCACGTGGCAACCGCAGCCCTGGCAGGATGGCAacggagggggtggggagccGCTCTCGGACAGCGACTCGGAGGAGGAAGACTTCCCCGATgacaccaccacgcccctcggCGACTACATTACCCACG GGCTGAAGCAGCTCCTGGATGCTCAGCAGCTGTGTGACGTGACGCTCTTGGTGGAGGGAAAGAAGTTCATGTGTCACAG AGTTCTTCTGGCTGCTGTGAGCCCGTATTTCCGCGCCATGTTCACCAGCCCTCTGGTGGAGTCCCGGCTCGCTGAGATTCGACTGGAGGAAGTTACGCCCTCCGTCATGGAGACGGTGATCCAGTTCATCTACACTGGTGAGGCGGGTCTCAGCTTGGATACGGCGGAGGACCTGTTTGTCGCAGCCAACCGGCTTCAGGTGGTACCTCTGCAGGACCTGTGCTCAAG GTTCCTGTTTGAACACCTGTCAGTGGAGAACTGCCTGGGCATGTACTCCCTGGCGCGCTCGCACCACGACCAGCTTCTGCTGCGTGCCTCCTTGCGCATGGTGGCTCAGCACTTTCCCCGGGTGGCACGCCAGCGCGACTTCCTGCTGCTAGACCCGGGCACGCTGGGCAGCCTGTTGGCCTCCGACCGCCTCGGGGTGGAGTCGGAGGCGGAGGTTTACGACGCAGCCCGCCGTTGGGCCGAGCACCAGCCCCGCCAGCGCTACCCGCACATGGCctccctgctgcagcacctgcgACCGGGTCTGCTGGCCCCGGGGGAGATCCAGCGGCTGAGCCAGGAGCTAGGCACCGATCCCGGCGTGGGCCTGGGCGGGCCGCTGCGACCGCGCGAGGGCATGTATGAGAAGAAGATAGTTTGCGTGGACCTGAAGCCTCGTGAGGATGACTCCCTGCGAGAGTCTGACTTCACGGTGGACTGCTTCGATCCGCGCACAGGCAAGTGGGAGAAGCTGGCGGCGCTGGGCTCGCTGCTGTGTCCAGGCTGCACGGCTGTGGGGGGGCGACTTTTCGTCGTGGGGGGCCTCCTGCGGGGGGGCCAGGTTTCGGCCTCGGTGCACGAGTACGACACGGTGCAGGACTGCTGGCTGCAGAGGCAGTCTCTGGTCCAGCCCCGTGCCATGCTGGGCCTCCTGGCCTGTGGCAGTACTCTGTATGCGCTCGGGGGCTGCAACCGGGCTGCGTTGCTGGACTCCTGCGAGACCATGGACCTGGACTTGCTGCGCTGGGGCCCCGGACCTCGCCTGCCCCTTCCGCTGAGATCCTTCGCCTGCGCGGCCTTGCGCAGCCGTCTCTACCTGCTGGGGGGCACCACCTTGGAGCAGAATCGGGCTGTGGTGCACTCCGGAGTCCTGATTTACCACACGATCACTGGAACCTGGAACCGCGTGGCCCTGGACTCGGGCGCCACCTGCCTTGCTGGCGGAGTGGCAGTTCGGGGTGGGGTCTGCGCGGTCGGTGGGTACATGCGGGATGCCACTACGTTTCTGGATGGCGATTACACCCAGATGGATCCGCTGGACGCCACCGGACGCGTGCTCTTCTTCCGCGAGGGCCGCGGCTCCGGAGGGGATCGAGACATCTCCTCGGTGGTTGTGGAGCGGGCCGGCGGCGGGGGCAGCGACCGCGCTCCCAGTCCCGTGGTGTTTCCCGGGCTGCCGCGGCGCATTGCGGGAGGAGGCGTAGCTCGCTGGAAGCGAAGGATCTACGTGCTGGGCGGGGAGAACGGCGCCCGCTTCTACGACAGCGTGTACTGCTGGAAGCCTGGCTGGCGCAGCTGGGTGCAGCGGCGCGAAAAGTTACCGGGCAACACCGGGGGTGTCAGTCAGTTTGGCTGCACCACTCTTAAGTTCCCCAAAAAGCACATCATGTCCCGGTTGCGGCTGGCGCTGAAGGATCGCACGTCGGACGAGTAG
- the slc5a2 gene encoding sodium/glucose cotransporter 2 isoform X2, producing the protein MFRTKRGTVGGYFLAGRTMVWWPVGASLFASNIGSGHFIGLAGTAAVSGIAVGGFEWNALFIVLLLGWLFVPVYLTAGVITMPQYLKKRFGGGRISLYLSFISLFLYIFTKISVDMFSGAVFIQQALGWNIYVAVIALLLITALYTVTGGLAALMYTDTVQTFVMIAGAFVLAGFSFAEVGGYSALLEKYKLAVPSDTESADPRRYNISPACYEPREDAFNLLRDPIAGDLPWPGVIFGIAIGGCWYWCSDQVIVQRCLAGRSLTHVKAGCIVCGYLKLLPMFLMVFPGMISRVLFPDEVGCVVPEVCKEVCGTEVGCSNIAYPKLVVALMPAGLRGLMLAVMLAALMSSLASIFNSSSTLFTVDIWTRLRPQARDRELVIVGRVWVLCIVSISICWIPVVQAAQSGQLFDYIQSVSSYLAPPIAAVFLLAVFVKRVNEQGAFWGLIGGLSMGLCRMVPEFAFGSGSCLFPSSCPSLICGVHYLYFAVLLFLFTVVLVLVVSYCTPPIPERHLHRLVFSLRHSKEARDDLDKEEAERGRIARREALEKSRDNAGGEDGEKNYGSRTTSTIGRLISWFCGVSSSEASESTEQEGEETNQLPDITEDPFWKHVVNSNALIMTAVAVFMWAYHA; encoded by the exons ATGTTCAGGACGAAACGTGGAACGGTGGGCGGTTACTTCTTAGCAGGTCGGACCATGGTGTGGTGGCCG GTGGGTGCCTCCCTTTTTGCCAGCAATATTGGCAGTGGCCATTTTATCGGCCTGGCTGGGACAGCGGCGGTCAGTGGGATCGCGGTCGGGGGATTCGAGTGGAAT GCCTTGttcattgtgctgctgctggggtgGCTTTTCGTTCCTGTCTACCTCACAGCTGGG GTGATCACTATGCCTCAGTACCTAAAGAAGCGGTTTGGAGGAGGAAGGATCAGTCTCTACCTGTCCTTTATTTCTCTCTTCCTCTACATCTTCACCAAAATCTCG GTTGATATGTTCTCAGGAGCAGTATTCATCCAGCAGGCTTTGGGATGGAACATCTACGTGGCTGTAATTGCCCTGCTGCTCATCACAGCCCTGTACACAGTCACAG GAGGCCTGGCCGCACTAATGTACACAGACACCGTCCAGACCTTCGTCATGATTGCCGGAGCCTTTGTTCTCGCAGGATTTT CTTTCGCGGAGGTGGGGGGATACAGCGCCCTGCTGGAGAAGTACAAGCTGGCCGTCCCCTCCGACACAGAGTCCGCGGATCCCCGGAGGTACAACATCTCGCCGGCGTGCTACGAACCGCGCGAAGACGCCTTCAACCTGCTGCGTGACCCCATCGCCGGGGACCTGCCCTGGCCGGGGGTCATCTTTGGCATTGCCATTGGGGGCTGCTGGTACTGGTGCTCTGACCAG GTCATCGTACAGCGCTGTCTGGCTGGCCGCAGCCTGACCCACGTGAAAGCGGGTTGCATCGTGTGCGGGTACCTCAAACTTCTGCCCATGTTCCTCATGGTGTTCCCCGGAATGATCAGCAGGGTGCTCTTCCCCG ACGAGGTGGGCTGCGTAGTTCCGGAGGTGTGTAAAGAGGTCTGCGGGACCGAGGTGGGCTGCTCCAACATCGCCTATCCGAAACTAGTCGTAGCTCTGATGCCTGCAG GCCTAAGGGGTCTCATGCTGGCTGTGATGCTGGCTGCCCTGATGAGCTCTCTGGCTTCCAtcttcaacagcagcagcaccctcTTCACCGTGGACATTTGGACCCGCTTGAGACCACAGGCCCGCGACCGAGAACTTGTGATCGTGGGGAG AGTATGGGTGCTCTGCATTGTGTCCATCAGCATCTGCTGGATCCCTGTGGTGCAGGCGGCCCAGAGCGGTCAACTGTTTGACTACATCCAGTCAGTGAGCAGTTACCTGGCTCCGCCCATCGCCGCGGTGTTCCTCCTCGCTGTGTTTGTGAAGAGAGTCAACGAACAG GGAGCTTTCTGGGGTCTCATCGGGGGTCTAAGCATGGGTCTGTGTCGGATGGTGCCAGAGTTTGCCTTCGGGTCCGGGAGCTGCCTGTTCCCCTCGAGCTGCCCCTCACTAATCTGCGGTGTCCACTACCTCTactttgctgtgctgctgttcctgTTCACTGTTGTCCTGGTGCTCGTCGTGAGCTACTGCACCCCACCTATACCTGAGAGACAC CTTCACCGACTGGTGTTCAGTCTGCGCCACTCAAAGGAAGCAAGGGACGACTTGGACAAGGAGGAGGCGGAGCGTGGGCGGATAGCACGCAGGGAAGCGCTGGAGAAGAGCAGGGACAATGCTGGAGGGGAGGACGGTGAGAAAAACT ACGGTAGCAGGACCACCTCAACCATTGGGCGGCTGATAAGCTGGTTCTGTGGAGTGAGCTCCTCAGAGGCTTCAGAGTCCACTGAACAAGAAGGGGAAGAGACCAACCAGCTGCCTGACATCACTGAGGACCCCTTCTGGAAACATGTCGTCAACAGCAATGCCCTCATCATGACGGCTGTGGCGGTCTTCATGTGGGCATATCATGCTTAA